In one Pseudoliparis swirei isolate HS2019 ecotype Mariana Trench chromosome 23, NWPU_hadal_v1, whole genome shotgun sequence genomic region, the following are encoded:
- the LOC130188406 gene encoding growth arrest-specific protein 7-like: MLFKEKPAAVSSAAPTEETDGRPLPPGWRSYTSPEGVRYYVNGCSKETTWRRPSSPAEAPQRPLARPSASPYANPGGPRVGPPGDVALRSRQVSPEDLAPGHRPSK, encoded by the exons ATGCTATTTAAAGAA AAGCCGGCGGCCGTGAGTTCTGCGGCGCCCACAGAGGAGACGGACGGCCGGCCTCTTCCCCCGGGGTGGAGGAGCTACACGTCACCCGAGGGAGTCCGCTACTACGTCAACGGCTGCAGCAAAG aAACAACATGGCGGCGTCCCTCCTCGCCGGCCGAGGCCCCGCAGAGACCGCTGGCACGACCGAGCGCCTCTCCATATG CCAACCCCGGCGGGCCGAGGGTTGGTCCGCCCGGCGACGTGGCCCTGAGGAGCCGACAGGTGAGCCCCGAGGACCTCGCGCCGGGTCatagaccttcaaaataa
- the tmem220 gene encoding transmembrane protein 220, protein MGEVCSPWLSVTWRVCNLFMCLFFALATYVQINDPDAGVWMVGYGLPAVLCACVGLKPHVTETLPWRRLADLHVMVSSAVVATLGWRLYREGLTDILQQEEGREFSGLMLTAAWLLLCRHSGRAPVGGLRVSTAVAITVFPFVAWLYFYINKELTSNWPSHCQTAI, encoded by the exons ATGGGCGAAGTTTGTTCGCCGTGGCTTTCCGTCACCTGGCGAGTCTGCAacttgttcatgtgtttattctTCGCTCTTGCAACGTACGTCCAG ATCAATGATCCAGACGCAGGGGTGTGGATG GTCGGTTATGGTCTCCCTGCAGTCCTGTGCGCATGCGTTGGCTTGAAACCCCACGTGACAG AGACGTTGCCCTGGAGGCGCCTGGCTGACCTCCACGTGATGGTGTCCAGCGCTGTCGTTGCCACGTTGGGGTGGAGGCTGTACCGAGAGGGACTCACAGACATCCTCCAACAGGAGGAGGGCAG AGAATTTTCTGGTCTCATGTTGACGGCCGCTTGGCTTCTCCTGTGTCGCCACTCTGGAAG GGCTCCAGTCGGGGGGCTCAGAGTCTCAACAGCTGTTGCCATCACGGTTTTCCCCTTCGTGGCCTGGCTTTACTTCTACATCAATAAGGAGCTGACATCAAACTGGCCTTCACATTGTCAAACTGCTATTTAG
- the LOC130188391 gene encoding protein SCO1 homolog, mitochondrial-like: protein MALSLLYPGLGCRWFSCTRTPTVSLAHGLLWRRTGLKHALSPRGVHCCPVAVRQWYTCRAAQHLERHPSRTFSSLPPPPSSSGKKKKSGPVTWKSLAITFAIGGALLGGMKYVKKEKEEKLEKERNKSIGRPALGGPFSLVDHNNKPAKSEDFLGQWVLIYFGFTHCPDICPEEIEKMIEVVDEIDKIKSLPNLTPLLITIDPDRDTTEAMATYVKEFSPKLIGLTGPAAQIEQVSRAFRVYYSRGPKDEDNDYIVDHTIIMYLVGPDGEFAEYFGQNKRTAEISSSIAAHMRKFKKEAAAK from the exons ATGGCGCTGAGTCTCTTATATCCCGGCCTGGGATGCCGGTGGTTTAGTTGTACCCGGACACCAACGGTCAGCCTCGCACACGGTCTTTTATGGAGGAGAACCGGACTGAAACACGCACTGTCCCCGCGGGGAGTCCACTGCTGCCCG GTGGCCGTGAGGCAGTGGTACACCTGCAGGGCCGCGCAGCACCTGGAGCGGCACCCGTCGAGaacgttctcctctcttccgccaccgccttcttcttcggggaagaagaagaagtctggg CCGGTGACGTGGAAATCTTTAGCCATAACTTTTGCGATTGGCGGCGCTCTGCTTGGAGGGATGAAATATgtaaagaaggaaaaggaagaaa AGCTCGAGAAGGAGCGGAACAAGTCCATCGGCCGGCCGGCGCTCGGCGGCCCGTTCTCGCTCGTCGACCACAACAACAAGCCCGCAAAGAGCGAGGACTTCCTCGGCCAATGGGTGCTCATCTACTTCGGGTTCACCCACTGCCCCGACATCTGCCCGGAGGAGATAGAGAAGatgattgaagtggtggatgaAATAG ATAAAATCAAGTCTCTTCCCAACCTGACGCCGCTCCTCATCACCATCGACCCCGACAGGGACACAACGGAGGCCATGGCCACTTACGTGAAAG AGTTTTCCCCGAAGCTGATCGGCCTGACGGGCCCGGCGGCTCAGATCGAGCAGGTGTCCAGAGCCTTCAGAGTTTACTACAGCCGGGGGCCGAAGGACGAAGACAACGACTACATC gtggatcACACCATCATCATGTACCTGGTGGGGCCCGACGGAGAGTTCGCCGAGTACTTCGGACAAAACAAAAGGACCGCGGAGATCTCCAGCTCCATAGCGGCGCAcatgaggaagttcaagaaggaGGCGGCGGCCAAATGA